The following nucleotide sequence is from Peptococcaceae bacterium 1198_IL3148.
CGGGGACATACGCTGGTTATCCACTCAAATAATGAACATGTAATTCGTGAATTTGCCCTAAAGAAACCAGTATCAAGGGTGCTGGTGAACACTCCCGCCACATTGGGAGGGATAGGAGCAACAACCAATCTCTTTCCTGCATTAACCTTGGGCTGCGGTACCGCGGGCGGCGGGTTCACTTCTGATAACGTGTCACCAATGAACTTGGTGAATATCCGAAAAGTGGGCTATGGTGTGCGACATCTGGCAGACATCACCAATGGTGTGCAAGCGGGGAATTGGGCTGAAACAAATGGAATCGGTAGCTCCGCCAACCAAAGTGCCATTGATTACTCCCATGAGTTAAAAGAGATGCTGGAAAAAATACTTAAACAAATTAAGTAGTGCACAGACAACCCAGTGGGGGGTACTAACTGTCAGAGATTATTTTAGCAAGAAGGAGGAAAGAAATTTGGACATTAACGAGTTTTCCAATAAATTTACCGATGCAACCAAGCATTTGTCCCCGGAAGAAAAGGCTGCCATTATGAAATTGTTCCAGGGTATTTCCAAGGAACTGTCTGCAAACCCTTCGGCAACGCACAATGAGACAAAGTCCGCTGGGTTTGAAGGCGAAATCACCGGACTGACACCGCGCTTGGAAAGACTGCGGGCAGCTTATTTAAAGGTTAAACCCAGTGTCAGCACCTATCGGGCCAGAGCTTTCACCCAGGTGGCCAAAGAAAATGAGGGTTTACCCAAAATTCTTCTTCGGGCCAAGTGTTTTAGAAGGGCCTGTGAGACAGCTCCGCTAGTGATTCAAAAGGATGAACTAATTGTGGGACATCCCTGCGGTAAAGCCAGGGCCGGGGCAGTGTCCCCAGATATTGCCTGGAGATGGGTGCGGGATGAGCTGGATACCATGTCCACCCGGCCCCAAGACCCCTTTGAAATCAGTGAAGAGGACAAGCGGATTTTACGGGAGGAAGTATTCCCCTACTGGGAAGGCAAGAGCGTAGATGAAATTTGTCAGAAACAATATGAAGAAGCTGGCATATGGTCATTCTCCGGTGAAGCCTTTGTCAGTGATTTGTCTTATCACCAGATCAATGGTGGCGGCGACACCTGCCCAGGCTATGACATCATCCTGATCAAAAAAGGCATTAACGGTGTGCGGCAGGAAGCTGTCGATAAACTGAATAAATTGTCGATGGAGAATCCCGAGGACATTGATAAGAT
It contains:
- a CDS encoding pyruvate formate lyase family protein, whose protein sequence is MDINEFSNKFTDATKHLSPEEKAAIMKLFQGISKELSANPSATHNETKSAGFEGEITGLTPRLERLRAAYLKVKPSVSTYRARAFTQVAKENEGLPKILLRAKCFRRACETAPLVIQKDELIVGHPCGKARAGAVSPDIAWRWVRDELDTMSTRPQDPFEISEEDKRILREEVFPYWEGKSVDEICQKQYEEAGIWSFSGEAFVSDLSYHQINGGGDTCPGYDIILIKKGINGVRQEAVDKLNKLSMENPEDIDKIYFYKAEIETCDGILAYAKRLSDYARELADREQDPGRKVELYKISDILTNVPANPPRTFHEALQSIWTLESLFVVEENQTGISLGRLDQYIYPMFKADMEAGRLNKLEAFELMSCFIIKCSEVM